In Pyxidicoccus xibeiensis, the following proteins share a genomic window:
- a CDS encoding DUF6986 family protein: protein MKTTLTAARLSGAREALRKANADFERVYPGESPRRQPVHVVYGGAHLFRAGTARKLGDLALAALKEYAPDAAELAHGLGLPQRGRFAQRVYGRVVDKLEREPVEDLRIDFEDGYGHRPDAEEDGHAVSAAEELARGLEQGSLPPFIGLRVKSFTEELYERSSRTLDLFLTTLLERTGGKLPPSFVVTLPKVSLPEQVAALARILDVLEEERGLAKGSLGLELMVETPQSLFDREGRLHLPRLVAAGEGRCTSVHLGVYDYTAALSVSAHAQSMLHPASDFLRDVVQVSLAGTGVMLADGATNIMPIPPHRGEGTAGVLPTQRRENMEAVHRVWQLSYRHIRHSLERAWYQGWDLHPGQLPVRYAAVYAFFLEGLDAASRRLKAFMEKAAQATLVGDVFDDAATGQGLLNFFLRGLSCGALNQDEVLATGLTLEELRSRSFRAIVESRRARVSGG, encoded by the coding sequence GTGAAGACGACGCTCACGGCGGCCCGCCTCTCCGGCGCGCGCGAGGCCCTGCGCAAGGCCAACGCGGACTTCGAGCGCGTCTACCCCGGCGAGTCCCCTCGCCGGCAGCCGGTGCACGTGGTGTACGGCGGGGCCCACCTCTTCCGCGCGGGGACGGCGCGGAAGCTGGGGGACCTCGCCCTGGCGGCATTGAAGGAGTACGCGCCGGACGCGGCCGAGCTGGCCCATGGCCTGGGCCTGCCCCAGCGTGGCCGCTTCGCCCAGCGCGTCTACGGGCGCGTGGTGGACAAGCTCGAGCGCGAGCCGGTGGAGGACCTGCGCATCGACTTCGAGGACGGCTACGGCCACCGCCCCGACGCGGAGGAGGACGGACACGCCGTCTCCGCCGCGGAGGAGCTGGCCCGGGGCCTGGAGCAGGGCTCGCTGCCGCCGTTCATCGGCCTCCGGGTGAAGTCCTTCACGGAGGAGCTGTACGAGCGCTCCTCGCGCACGCTGGACCTGTTCCTCACCACGCTGCTGGAGCGCACGGGCGGGAAGCTGCCGCCCTCCTTCGTCGTCACCCTGCCCAAGGTGTCGCTGCCGGAGCAGGTGGCCGCGCTCGCGCGCATCCTCGACGTGCTGGAGGAGGAGCGCGGGCTGGCGAAGGGCTCGCTGGGCCTGGAGCTGATGGTGGAGACGCCGCAGTCCCTCTTCGACCGCGAGGGCCGGCTGCACCTGCCCCGGCTGGTGGCGGCGGGAGAGGGTCGCTGCACCAGCGTGCACCTGGGCGTGTACGACTACACCGCCGCGCTCAGCGTGAGCGCCCACGCGCAGAGCATGCTGCACCCCGCCAGCGACTTCCTGCGGGACGTGGTGCAGGTGTCGCTGGCGGGCACCGGCGTCATGCTGGCCGACGGCGCGACGAACATCATGCCCATTCCGCCACACCGGGGCGAGGGCACCGCCGGGGTGCTGCCCACGCAGCGGCGGGAGAACATGGAGGCGGTGCACCGGGTGTGGCAGCTGTCGTACCGGCACATCCGGCACTCACTGGAGCGCGCCTGGTACCAGGGGTGGGATTTGCACCCGGGGCAGCTCCCCGTGCGCTACGCGGCCGTGTACGCCTTCTTCCTGGAGGGGCTGGATGCGGCGTCGCGCCGGCTCAAGGCCTTCATGGAGAAGGCGGCCCAGGCCACGCTGGTGGGTGACGTGTTCGACGACGCCGCCACCGGCCAGGGGCTGCTCAACTTCTTCCTGCGCGGGCTGAGCTGTGGCGCGCTGAATCAGGACGAGGTGCTCGCCACCGGCCTCACGCTGGAGGAGCTGCGCAGCCGCTCCTTCCGCGCCATCGTCGAGTCCCGCCGGGCCCGCGTCTCGGGCGGGTGA
- a CDS encoding metallophosphoesterase family protein → MGNKFRSIETKHHEERDAFFRDLQKLDRRAFMRVAGISAGLVAGLGLRTPHSFQLVNVAEAQGTKPRFSFAYISDTHLYEQKLNDRFVRAILKAVDDVNALDPQPDFVLFGGDLAQLGQAAELKLGAQILKSLKAPVKMMVGEHDWFLDMGDLWKELFGAPNYSFDHKGVHFVVLNSILEKDFWTEKKLTPMERMKIVAGLDNGLQSRFEVGGPQREWMKQDLAKVDKKTPVIVFSHSPLYKYYKPWNFWTDDADEVQALLKPFEKVTVIHGHTHQLLTNRIDNIHFHGMLSTAWPWPYAPEGLPKLTVQMNRPDPFSQFDGCGDGRMDVLEAGLVDKLYNLWERNPISVRASYLASGGKQDAPPRTKLPSY, encoded by the coding sequence ATGGGGAACAAGTTCCGCAGCATCGAGACGAAGCACCACGAGGAGCGCGACGCCTTCTTCCGCGATTTGCAGAAGCTGGACCGCCGCGCGTTCATGAGGGTGGCGGGCATCTCCGCCGGCCTGGTGGCGGGCCTGGGGCTGAGGACGCCGCACAGCTTCCAGCTGGTCAACGTGGCCGAGGCGCAGGGGACCAAGCCGCGCTTCTCCTTCGCGTACATCTCCGACACGCACCTGTACGAGCAGAAGCTGAATGACCGGTTCGTCCGCGCCATCCTCAAGGCGGTGGACGACGTGAATGCGTTGGATCCGCAGCCGGACTTCGTCCTGTTCGGCGGAGACCTGGCGCAGCTGGGACAGGCCGCTGAGCTGAAGCTGGGCGCGCAGATTCTCAAGAGCCTCAAGGCGCCCGTGAAGATGATGGTGGGCGAGCACGACTGGTTCCTCGACATGGGGGACCTGTGGAAGGAGCTGTTCGGCGCGCCGAACTACTCGTTCGACCACAAGGGCGTGCACTTCGTGGTGCTCAACTCCATCCTGGAGAAGGACTTCTGGACGGAGAAGAAGCTCACGCCCATGGAGCGGATGAAGATTGTCGCGGGCCTGGACAACGGCCTGCAGTCCCGCTTCGAGGTGGGCGGCCCGCAGCGCGAGTGGATGAAGCAGGACCTGGCGAAGGTGGACAAGAAGACGCCGGTCATCGTGTTCAGCCACTCGCCGCTCTACAAGTACTACAAGCCCTGGAACTTCTGGACGGACGACGCGGACGAGGTGCAGGCGCTGCTCAAGCCCTTCGAGAAGGTCACCGTCATCCACGGGCACACGCACCAACTGCTCACCAACCGCATCGACAACATCCACTTCCACGGGATGCTGTCCACGGCGTGGCCGTGGCCGTACGCGCCGGAGGGGCTGCCGAAGCTCACGGTGCAGATGAACCGGCCGGACCCGTTCAGCCAGTTCGACGGCTGCGGGGACGGGCGGATGGATGTGCTGGAGGCGGGACTGGTGGACAAGCTGTACAACCTCTGGGAGCGCAACCCCATCTCCGTGCGCGCGAGCTACCTCGCGTCGGGTGGGAAGCAGGATGCGCCGCCCCGAACGAAGCTGCCGAGCTACTGA
- a CDS encoding M1 family metallopeptidase translates to MAHPTEDKNFRLPTTLRPRRYAATLTLDLDAKAFSGQQTLDLEVAEPSKEIILHAIALQLGDVTLRVGGEQRKPASIQPMPASETVVLRFDAPVPKGAATLDVAWTGRFTEGLRGLYQAGKVAATQFEAADARRLFPSFDEPAFKARWALSVRVPKGLTVLGNGPVVKEEQDGALTKFTFQETEVLSSYLIALVVGPLVGTPAQDVEGVPVRTWSLPEKAHLTRFGQDVALAVLPRLQDYFGLPYAFTKVDQVGIPDFEAGAMENAGLITYREVALLLDPATAPLSVQKRVAEVVTHELAHQWFGNWVTMVWWDDLWLNEAFATWMAFKIVDQWRPEWRMWLDFDAHRASALYLDALKSTHPIHGEVRNAGEAGESFDAITYEKGGAVLRMIEGFLGEGPFREGIRQYMRKHARANAVKEDLWNALGAAAKQPVEELATAWVGQSGFPLVTARLDGRTLHLSQRRFYSEPGVESGEKWPVPMVLRFEDGGGVHEQRVLLRDTQASVKLEGSGDVKWLTANAGSTGFYRMAYDKAALEKLAVNVKALAPSERISLLADQWALVRSGQASVADLLDLAARFGDEEDDSVLDELVGRLAYIESRLVDGDEQVRFRAWVEKLLGPGLKKLGWQSAPGESDRVKLRRAALVRAVGGLARGQEALAEARPRVMRMLQGDRDAVEPNLLDSAVAMVARAGDTALFETFLSKVPNEPDPATQRRYLMALTGFEDPALAARAQKLLFTDTVKTQDVASFVAGLLGNRTGREGWWKQMREGWKDVVARTGSAPMLLRRIVEAMGILRTREHFEQVQALLKANPVPEAQQATAQTLERLSQDVALRERCTPEVSAWLKKQP, encoded by the coding sequence ATGGCGCATCCGACCGAAGACAAGAACTTCCGCCTGCCGACCACCCTCCGCCCCCGCCGCTACGCGGCCACGCTCACCCTGGACCTGGACGCGAAGGCCTTCTCCGGACAGCAGACCCTGGACCTGGAGGTGGCGGAGCCCTCGAAGGAAATCATCCTCCACGCCATCGCCTTGCAGCTGGGGGACGTGACGCTGCGCGTGGGCGGCGAGCAGCGCAAGCCCGCCTCCATCCAGCCCATGCCGGCGAGCGAGACGGTGGTGCTCCGCTTCGACGCCCCGGTGCCCAAGGGCGCCGCCACGCTGGACGTGGCGTGGACGGGCCGCTTCACGGAGGGCCTGCGCGGCCTGTACCAGGCCGGCAAGGTGGCGGCCACCCAGTTCGAGGCCGCCGACGCGCGCCGCCTCTTCCCCTCTTTCGACGAGCCGGCCTTCAAGGCGCGCTGGGCCCTCAGCGTGCGCGTGCCCAAGGGGCTCACCGTGCTGGGCAACGGCCCGGTGGTGAAGGAGGAGCAGGACGGTGCGCTGACGAAGTTCACCTTCCAGGAGACGGAGGTGCTCAGCAGCTACCTCATCGCCCTGGTGGTGGGCCCGCTGGTGGGCACGCCCGCGCAGGACGTGGAGGGCGTGCCGGTGCGCACCTGGTCCCTGCCGGAGAAGGCGCACCTGACGCGCTTCGGCCAGGACGTGGCCCTGGCCGTCCTCCCCCGGCTCCAGGACTACTTCGGGCTGCCCTATGCCTTCACCAAGGTGGACCAGGTGGGCATCCCCGACTTCGAGGCGGGCGCCATGGAGAACGCCGGCCTGATTACGTACCGCGAGGTGGCGCTGCTGCTGGACCCGGCCACCGCGCCCCTGTCCGTGCAGAAGCGCGTGGCGGAGGTGGTGACGCACGAGCTGGCGCACCAGTGGTTCGGCAACTGGGTCACCATGGTGTGGTGGGACGACCTGTGGCTCAACGAGGCGTTCGCCACGTGGATGGCCTTCAAGATTGTGGACCAGTGGCGCCCCGAGTGGCGCATGTGGCTGGACTTCGACGCGCACCGCGCCAGCGCGCTGTACCTGGACGCGCTCAAGTCCACGCACCCCATCCACGGTGAGGTGCGCAACGCGGGCGAGGCCGGTGAGAGCTTCGACGCGATTACGTACGAGAAGGGCGGCGCGGTGCTGCGGATGATTGAGGGCTTCCTCGGCGAGGGCCCCTTCCGCGAGGGCATCCGCCAGTACATGCGCAAGCACGCGCGCGCCAACGCGGTGAAGGAAGACCTGTGGAACGCGCTGGGCGCCGCCGCGAAGCAGCCGGTGGAGGAGCTGGCCACCGCGTGGGTGGGCCAGAGCGGCTTCCCGCTGGTGACCGCGCGGCTGGACGGGCGCACCCTGCACCTGTCGCAGCGGCGCTTCTACTCGGAGCCCGGCGTGGAGAGCGGCGAGAAGTGGCCCGTGCCCATGGTGCTGCGCTTCGAGGACGGCGGCGGCGTGCATGAGCAGCGCGTGCTGCTGCGCGACACCCAGGCCTCCGTGAAGCTGGAGGGCTCCGGCGACGTGAAGTGGCTCACGGCCAACGCGGGCTCCACCGGCTTCTACCGGATGGCGTACGACAAGGCGGCGCTGGAGAAGCTGGCGGTGAACGTCAAGGCGCTCGCGCCCTCGGAGCGCATCTCCCTGCTGGCGGACCAGTGGGCGCTGGTGCGCTCGGGGCAGGCGTCGGTGGCGGACCTGCTGGATCTGGCCGCCCGCTTCGGCGACGAGGAGGACGACTCCGTCCTGGACGAGCTGGTGGGCCGGCTGGCGTACATCGAGAGCCGGCTGGTGGACGGCGACGAGCAGGTGCGCTTCCGCGCCTGGGTGGAGAAGCTGCTGGGCCCGGGGCTCAAGAAGCTGGGCTGGCAGTCGGCGCCGGGCGAGTCGGACCGGGTGAAGCTGCGGCGCGCGGCGCTGGTGCGCGCGGTGGGCGGCCTGGCGCGAGGCCAGGAAGCGCTCGCGGAGGCCCGCCCGCGCGTCATGCGCATGCTCCAGGGAGACCGGGACGCGGTGGAGCCCAACCTGCTGGACTCGGCGGTGGCCATGGTGGCGCGCGCCGGGGACACGGCCCTGTTCGAGACCTTCCTCTCGAAGGTGCCGAACGAGCCGGACCCGGCCACGCAGCGCCGCTACCTCATGGCCCTCACCGGCTTCGAGGACCCGGCGCTCGCCGCGCGCGCGCAGAAGCTGCTCTTCACCGACACGGTGAAGACGCAGGACGTGGCCAGCTTCGTCGCGGGCCTGCTGGGCAACCGCACCGGCCGCGAGGGCTGGTGGAAGCAGATGCGCGAGGGGTGGAAGGACGTGGTGGCCCGCACCGGCAGCGCGCCCATGCTGCTGCGCCGCATCGTCGAGGCCATGGGCATCCTGCGCACGCGCGAGCACTTCGAGCAGGTGCAGGCGCTGCTGAAGGCGAACCCGGTGCCGGAGGCGCAGCAGGCCACCGCGCAGACGCTGGAGCGGCTGTCGCAGGACGTCGCCCTGCGTGAGCGCTGCACCCCCGAGGTGTCGGCCTGGCTGAAGAAGCAGCCGTGA
- a CDS encoding DUF2156 domain-containing protein, whose translation MELEPVPDERPRVLELLRQYGWNATSFQVLQPGFHYWFDPAGDACVAYVDTGGAWVAAGAPIASEERLPHVAGAFQAAAREAGRRVCFFATEPRFTERVPMEALPVGEQPVWDPTHWHEVVRGSRSLREQLRRARSRGVEVREVPAAVLEDPAHPTRQAVERLQARWLASRRMAPMGFLVQLRPYTFARERRAFAAEVDGTVVGFLAVSPVYAREGWFLQDLLRDPEAPNGTAESLVDAAMRAAAAEGRRYVTLGLAPLSGPVRPWLRLARACGRPLFDFEGLRAFKAKFRPDTWVPIHVAYPAPGRGLAAVYDSLRAFARGSLVRFGVATVLRRPRLLVNALAVLLVPWTALLALPFTRRWFPSTAVQWGWVLFDIGLCVGFFSLVRRWRDGLATAMGVLTAADACLTFVQAATYNAALARGVVDWVVITAAVLAPASASALLFSARDLRLPVR comes from the coding sequence ATGGAACTGGAGCCGGTCCCCGACGAGCGGCCGCGCGTGCTGGAGCTGCTGCGCCAGTATGGGTGGAACGCGACTTCTTTCCAGGTGCTCCAGCCGGGCTTCCACTACTGGTTCGACCCGGCGGGCGACGCGTGCGTGGCGTACGTGGACACGGGGGGCGCGTGGGTCGCGGCGGGGGCGCCCATCGCCTCGGAGGAGCGACTGCCGCACGTGGCCGGGGCCTTCCAGGCGGCCGCGCGCGAGGCGGGCCGGCGCGTGTGCTTCTTCGCCACCGAGCCCCGCTTCACGGAGCGGGTGCCGATGGAGGCCCTGCCGGTGGGGGAGCAGCCGGTGTGGGACCCGACGCACTGGCATGAGGTGGTGCGCGGCAGCCGGAGCCTGCGCGAGCAGCTGCGCCGTGCGCGCTCCCGTGGCGTGGAGGTGCGCGAGGTGCCCGCGGCGGTGCTGGAGGACCCGGCCCATCCCACCCGGCAGGCGGTGGAGCGGCTGCAGGCGCGCTGGCTGGCGTCGCGGCGGATGGCGCCCATGGGCTTCCTGGTGCAGCTGCGCCCGTACACCTTCGCACGCGAGCGACGTGCCTTCGCGGCGGAGGTGGACGGGACGGTGGTGGGCTTCCTGGCGGTGTCGCCCGTGTACGCACGCGAGGGCTGGTTCCTCCAGGACCTGCTGAGGGACCCGGAGGCACCGAACGGCACGGCCGAGTCGCTGGTGGACGCGGCCATGCGCGCGGCGGCCGCGGAGGGCCGGCGCTACGTGACGCTGGGGCTGGCGCCCCTTTCCGGGCCGGTGCGGCCCTGGCTGCGGCTGGCGCGAGCCTGTGGCAGGCCGCTGTTCGACTTCGAGGGCCTGCGCGCCTTCAAGGCGAAGTTCCGTCCGGACACCTGGGTGCCCATCCACGTGGCGTACCCCGCGCCGGGACGCGGGCTGGCCGCCGTCTACGACTCGCTGCGCGCCTTCGCTCGGGGCAGCCTGGTGCGCTTCGGCGTGGCCACGGTGCTCCGGCGACCCCGGCTGCTGGTGAACGCACTGGCCGTCCTGCTGGTGCCGTGGACCGCGCTGCTGGCGCTCCCCTTCACCCGGCGCTGGTTCCCCTCCACGGCCGTGCAGTGGGGGTGGGTACTGTTCGATATTGGCCTGTGCGTCGGCTTCTTCTCGCTGGTGCGGCGCTGGCGGGACGGACTGGCCACCGCGATGGGCGTGCTCACCGCCGCGGACGCCTGTCTCACCTTCGTCCAGGCCGCCACCTACAACGCGGCGCTCGCCCGCGGCGTCGTGGACTGGGTCGTCATCACCGCCGCGGTGCTCGCGCCCGCCTCCGCTTCCGCGCTGCTCTTCAGCGCCAGGGATTTGCGCCTTCCCGTTCGCTAG
- a CDS encoding amino acid permease, producing MSSSTATATHLPTSAPGREQPLRRTLGLWQGVSLYVGSVLGTGVLVLPGVAAETAGPASVLAWLGLVLLSLPLALTYAALSRQRADAAGFSDAIERAFGPRWGAVSGWLFLAQVPTGTAVVALIAGEYGASVFGGGRTMALVLGAGLVAFAYAVNFVGLRVSAMAQLVTLGVIVLGLALIVGRALPEVEPRAFTPFFAKGPAAVGLAAVQLFWAFVGWEAITPLAREFKDPRDIWRASLLAVGIVGLVYLPLAIVTVGTGAQGGSGSAQASLVMLAGHVFGPGASRVVGIAGLLLSFIPLNAYVAGTSRLAFALGERRQLPSWVGVTSASGTPHRALAALCVVAMLALGVTWAAELRIADLLPYSTSSFLATYVLSMAAAVRLLRPPVSYAAIVSLVVCTGVFFFVGTLIAWVAAISVCALVYQRFAQARPG from the coding sequence ATGTCATCCAGCACGGCCACCGCGACCCACCTTCCCACCAGTGCTCCGGGACGAGAGCAGCCGCTGCGCCGCACCCTGGGGTTGTGGCAGGGCGTGTCGCTCTACGTGGGCTCGGTGCTGGGCACGGGCGTGCTGGTGCTGCCCGGGGTCGCCGCGGAGACGGCGGGACCGGCGTCGGTGCTGGCGTGGCTGGGGCTGGTGCTGCTGTCGCTGCCGCTGGCGCTCACCTACGCCGCGCTGTCGCGCCAGCGCGCCGACGCGGCCGGGTTCTCGGATGCGATTGAGCGCGCCTTCGGCCCTCGCTGGGGCGCGGTCTCCGGCTGGCTCTTCCTGGCGCAGGTCCCCACCGGCACGGCGGTGGTGGCGCTCATCGCCGGCGAGTACGGCGCGAGCGTCTTCGGCGGAGGCAGGACGATGGCCCTCGTGCTCGGCGCGGGGCTGGTGGCCTTCGCCTATGCGGTGAACTTCGTGGGCCTGCGCGTCAGCGCGATGGCGCAGCTGGTGACGCTGGGGGTGATTGTCCTGGGCCTGGCGTTGATTGTCGGACGCGCGCTCCCGGAGGTGGAGCCCCGGGCCTTCACGCCCTTCTTCGCCAAGGGCCCGGCGGCGGTGGGGCTCGCCGCGGTGCAGCTCTTCTGGGCCTTCGTGGGCTGGGAGGCCATCACCCCGCTCGCGCGGGAGTTCAAGGACCCGCGTGACATCTGGCGGGCCAGCCTCCTGGCCGTGGGCATCGTCGGCCTCGTGTACCTGCCGCTCGCCATCGTCACGGTGGGCACCGGGGCGCAGGGCGGCTCGGGGAGTGCGCAGGCGTCGCTGGTGATGCTGGCCGGGCATGTCTTCGGGCCCGGCGCTTCGCGGGTGGTGGGCATCGCGGGGCTGCTGCTCTCGTTCATCCCGCTGAATGCGTATGTCGCGGGGACGAGCCGGCTCGCCTTCGCGCTGGGCGAGCGCCGCCAGCTCCCCTCCTGGGTCGGCGTCACGTCCGCGTCGGGCACGCCCCACCGGGCGCTCGCGGCGCTCTGTGTCGTCGCGATGCTGGCCCTCGGGGTGACGTGGGCGGCCGAGCTGCGAATCGCGGACCTGCTGCCGTACTCGACGTCGTCGTTCCTCGCGACGTACGTCCTGTCGATGGCCGCCGCCGTCCGGCTGCTGCGCCCGCCTGTGTCCTACGCGGCCATCGTGTCGCTGGTGGTGTGCACAGGGGTGTTCTTCTTCGTGGGCACGCTCATCGCGTGGGTCGCCGCCATCTCGGTCTGCGCGCTCGTCTACCAGCGCTTCGCGCAGGCCCGCCCGGGGTGA
- a CDS encoding biosynthetic peptidoglycan transglycosylase codes for MPPGTSARPHDAVPPPGGAPSPGEGATPSGTQARHGVSVTPSGTPARPAGVASSWWRGSRRKKVLLVLAGLLLAFAVYEYVTLPSAEPLEKENPKTTALIEWRAEQAREEGKKARRRQHWVGLNAVSKHAVAAVLISEDAGFYVHEGVDTSEVRKALEEAWERRRLGRGASTITQQLAKNLWLSTDRSLLRKAKELILAHRLEEALTKKRILTLYLNVAEWGQGVYGIEAGAREHFGVSASQLTVAQGAILAAMLPAPRKRSPSSGSRALWRRAHWIVDQLASVGRISAAQADEARGDIDRLLGRKPAGGDDEDDGE; via the coding sequence ATGCCTCCTGGGACTTCGGCCCGTCCCCACGACGCGGTGCCGCCTCCGGGCGGGGCGCCATCCCCTGGCGAAGGGGCGACACCCTCGGGCACCCAGGCTCGTCATGGCGTCTCGGTGACGCCCTCGGGCACGCCAGCCCGTCCCGCTGGCGTCGCCTCGTCCTGGTGGCGTGGCTCCCGGCGCAAGAAGGTGCTGCTCGTGCTCGCGGGGCTGCTGCTCGCCTTCGCGGTGTACGAGTACGTCACGCTGCCCTCCGCCGAGCCGCTGGAGAAGGAGAACCCGAAGACGACCGCGCTGATTGAATGGCGGGCGGAGCAGGCGCGGGAGGAGGGGAAGAAGGCCCGGCGACGCCAGCACTGGGTGGGGCTGAATGCCGTCTCCAAGCACGCGGTGGCCGCGGTGCTCATCTCCGAGGACGCCGGCTTCTACGTCCACGAGGGCGTGGACACCTCGGAGGTCCGCAAGGCCCTGGAGGAAGCGTGGGAGAGGCGCCGCCTGGGACGGGGCGCCTCCACCATCACCCAGCAGCTCGCGAAGAACCTCTGGCTGTCCACGGACCGCAGCCTCCTGCGCAAGGCGAAGGAGCTGATACTGGCGCACCGGCTGGAGGAGGCGCTCACCAAGAAGCGCATCCTCACGCTGTACCTCAACGTCGCCGAGTGGGGGCAGGGCGTCTACGGCATCGAGGCCGGCGCGCGGGAGCACTTCGGCGTGTCCGCGTCCCAGCTCACGGTGGCGCAGGGGGCCATCCTCGCCGCCATGCTGCCGGCGCCGCGCAAGCGCTCGCCCTCCTCCGGCTCGCGGGCGCTGTGGCGGCGCGCGCACTGGATTGTGGACCAGCTCGCGTCCGTGGGCCGCATCAGCGCGGCACAGGCGGATGAGGCCCGCGGTGACATCGACCGGCTGCTGGGCCGCAAGCCGGCGGGTGGCGACGACGAGGACGACGGCGAGTGA
- a CDS encoding cytochrome-c peroxidase, whose product MRPSSGVALPLAVMLYALTGQAEPPPKQPAPPPPDLPPGVSAVLWKVSVPADRAPTPERVALGQKLFNDKRLSVDDSVSCATCHDENFGFADGKPVSEGVKGQKVTRNSPTVLNAMFNASQFWDGRAGTLEDQAKLPILNPREMGMPNPEAVVAKVKAIPEYAAEFRKVFNRDVNYDDLAAAIGAFERTLYSGNAKFDRFIQGDAKALNESERRGWALFNGKARCNSCHAGNVVSPLFSDQKFHNIGIAAHKQDFVQLAREGLKVVRTGDEKQIDELALETRFSELGRFLVTKQENDVGAFKTPTLRNIGITGPYMHDGSLTTLWDVMDHYNKGGVPNPYLDGGMQRLGLTEPEIDDLVAFMFTLTDEKFAKQNAKRLAEQRARKSQRPERDTAVALGKKGNLGDLAPNPDLAVKNPAEVGVYGTETSVKPASTKQN is encoded by the coding sequence ATGCGTCCTTCGTCCGGCGTCGCCCTGCCGCTCGCCGTCATGTTGTACGCCCTCACCGGGCAAGCCGAGCCACCTCCGAAGCAACCTGCTCCACCCCCTCCAGACCTTCCGCCGGGCGTGTCCGCCGTGCTCTGGAAGGTCTCGGTGCCGGCGGACCGCGCCCCCACGCCGGAGCGGGTGGCGCTGGGCCAGAAGCTCTTCAACGACAAGCGGCTGTCCGTGGATGACTCCGTGTCGTGCGCCACCTGCCATGACGAGAACTTCGGCTTCGCAGACGGCAAGCCCGTGTCCGAGGGAGTGAAGGGGCAGAAGGTGACGCGCAACAGCCCCACGGTGCTCAACGCCATGTTCAATGCGTCGCAGTTCTGGGACGGCCGCGCGGGCACGCTGGAGGACCAGGCGAAGCTGCCCATCCTCAACCCGCGGGAGATGGGCATGCCCAACCCGGAAGCCGTGGTGGCCAAGGTGAAGGCCATCCCCGAGTACGCGGCGGAGTTCCGCAAGGTCTTCAACCGCGACGTCAACTACGACGACCTGGCGGCGGCCATCGGCGCCTTCGAGCGCACGCTGTACTCCGGCAACGCGAAGTTCGACCGCTTCATCCAGGGCGATGCCAAGGCGCTCAACGAGTCCGAGCGCCGGGGCTGGGCCCTCTTCAATGGCAAGGCGCGCTGCAACTCCTGCCACGCGGGCAACGTCGTCTCGCCGCTGTTCAGCGACCAGAAGTTCCACAACATCGGCATCGCCGCGCACAAGCAGGACTTCGTGCAGCTGGCGCGCGAGGGGCTGAAGGTCGTGCGCACCGGCGACGAGAAGCAGATTGACGAGCTGGCGCTGGAGACGCGCTTCTCTGAGCTGGGCCGCTTCCTGGTGACGAAGCAGGAGAACGACGTGGGCGCCTTCAAGACGCCCACGCTGCGCAACATCGGCATCACCGGGCCGTACATGCACGACGGCTCGCTGACCACGCTGTGGGACGTCATGGACCACTACAACAAGGGCGGCGTGCCCAACCCGTACCTGGACGGGGGCATGCAGCGGCTGGGGCTGACGGAGCCCGAAATCGACGACCTGGTGGCCTTCATGTTCACCCTCACGGACGAGAAGTTCGCGAAGCAGAACGCGAAGCGGCTGGCCGAGCAGCGCGCCCGGAAGAGCCAGCGCCCGGAGCGCGACACGGCGGTGGCCCTGGGGAAGAAGGGCAACCTGGGAGACCTGGCGCCCAACCCGGACCTCGCGGTGAAGAACCCGGCGGAGGTCGGGGTGTACGGCACCGAGACGTCCGTGAAGCCCGCTTCAACGAAGCAGAACTAG
- a CDS encoding NlpC/P60 family protein, with protein MSGRPSGRAGRARRLLYRAGMHRGVWVGAVVGMLLWGGAAEAARKSAPKRQATVSLAERAVWRAKNWVGLRSLSTVSTSVNDDCSGLTQLAYRKPGLSLMPERTLPGENGVKAIYRKAGDLGTLRETPRAGDMVFFRNTHDRNRDGRLNDGLTHIGIVERVGADGTVTFVHRAGNGVKRGHFNLARPDARKDEKGRILNDWLRRRDKRNRGYLAGELVAGFASVDERWKSTPAPFSVARAKVKQR; from the coding sequence GTGAGTGGACGTCCGAGCGGCCGGGCGGGCCGGGCACGCCGGTTGCTCTATCGCGCGGGCATGCATCGAGGCGTCTGGGTGGGGGCGGTGGTGGGGATGCTGCTGTGGGGCGGAGCGGCGGAGGCCGCGCGCAAGAGCGCGCCGAAGCGTCAGGCCACCGTGTCCCTGGCGGAGCGGGCCGTGTGGCGCGCGAAGAACTGGGTGGGGCTGCGCTCGCTGTCGACGGTGAGCACCTCGGTGAACGATGACTGCTCGGGCCTGACGCAGCTGGCGTACCGCAAGCCCGGGCTCAGCCTGATGCCGGAGCGGACCCTCCCCGGAGAGAACGGGGTGAAGGCCATCTACCGGAAGGCGGGGGACCTGGGCACGCTTCGCGAGACGCCGCGCGCGGGGGACATGGTGTTCTTCCGGAACACGCATGACCGCAACCGCGACGGACGGCTCAACGACGGCCTCACGCACATCGGCATCGTCGAGCGCGTGGGCGCGGACGGCACGGTGACGTTCGTCCACCGCGCGGGCAATGGCGTGAAGCGCGGCCACTTCAACCTGGCGCGCCCCGATGCTCGGAAGGACGAGAAGGGCCGCATCCTCAATGACTGGCTGCGCCGCCGCGACAAGCGCAACCGCGGGTACCTCGCGGGCGAGCTGGTGGCGGGCTTCGCCTCCGTCGACGAGCGGTGGAAGAGCACGCCCGCGCCATTCTCCGTGGCCCGGGCGAAGGTGAAACAACGGTAG